A stretch of DNA from Acipenser ruthenus chromosome 21, fAciRut3.2 maternal haplotype, whole genome shotgun sequence:
aaataaacaaaatagaatCTTCCATTTGTCCATACAGTATTCAAAAAAGGAGTCTAAAACCAGTAGTTAAaagtattacaaaaaatgtaCTCCTTGGCTTTTGTTGGTAGACTTTGGTTAATGAAACTCTTAGTAAAAGTTGCTCAAAAATTGCTGCGCATCTGgagtcgtctttttttttttttttgagcttcCTGTAAGTTTATCTTCTTACACACTGTTCAAATATACAATACGATAACACTGGCTCAAATAAAATCCCAGGCGATGCAGCAGCATTCCCTCACAGCAGGCGAGACGAGCTACATGGCGCTCCTGGCTCCTTGCCCTTCCTTGTCCTGCTGCTGGTGCTTCTCGCAGTGCCTCAGGAAGGTCAGCATGGCGCAGAAGGTCCTGCTGCAGACCAGGCAGTGGTAAGGCCTCTTCCCGCCGGTGTGGTGCAGGCGGACCCGGAGCTGCAGGGAGCCGCTGTTGGCGAGGTCGTGGGTGCATACGCTACACCGCAGCTCCTGACGGAGGTGCCTGCTCTTGTGGTGCGAGAGGGTGGAGGAGTGCCTGAAAACCCTGTCGCAGAGCGTGCAGGCCAACGCCTTGCTCTCTGGAGTCgccgcctcctcctccttctcctcttggCGGGCGTGGAAGCGGCGCCGGTGTATCGCGAGCCGGGCGGCCGATCGGAAGCGCTTCGGGCACTGGCTGCACCGGTTAAGGGGCTCTGGTGGAAGTGGTTGTGCttgttctcctcctcctcctcctacctCCTCCTCACCCCCTGGGCGGCTGTGGAACCTCTGCAGGTGACCCTGAAGCCCCGCCTTGTGGACGAAGACCTTGTTGCACCGGTCACACTTGTGCTTTGTGCCGTGCACGAGCCGGTGGAGGTACAGGTGAGTCTTGGCCCTGAAACACTTCCCGCAGTCCGGGCACTTGTGGGTCAAGGCGGTCAGGTGCACCTCCTGGTGCCTCCGGAGATGGTAGGGCTTGGAGAAGTCCTTGCCGCAGGTGAGGCACTTGTAATCCCTGCCTCTGGGGATCTTACTCTGTTGCGGCTGGAGGCTGGAGCCAGGGAGGAAGCTCTGCCCGCCCACGTGGGTCCTCTTGTGCACCCGCAGGCTGGAGAGCAGGGCGAAGGTCTTGGCGCACAGCGGGCACTTGTGTGGTCTGTGGATCCCGTGGGCGTGTCGCTGGTGTGTGGAGAGCTCGGCCGGGTCCGCGAAGCTCTGCTGGCAGCCCGAGCAGCTGTGCCTGCGCTCCCCTGCGTGGGCCCTCCGGCCGTGCCGCTCCAGCTTGGCCGGGGTATTGAAGGCACGCTCGCATTTGGAGCACTTGTAGGGCTTCCTCTGGCTGCTGGGGACCCCGCCGGCCCTGCTCTGCAAGCTGCTGTTGCGAGTGGCGACGGTCGACATGTTCACAGGctgcaaacaataaaaacaatgaacCCTTTCCGTGCTTATCTGATCGCGCGTATGTTAACATATGTCGTCAGAAACCACggtggaacctcacgggactcctagaTCCCGGTCTATTGgtgtataaatatatttcaaaatgtgtttttttgcccCGTTCTCGTGTTTACTGAATGCTGCTGGAGAATTTGAGGAAAAGGGGAAGTTAGGAGGAAACGAAACAGAAACaagtaaaaaacagaaaacaagttcacacaaaaaacaaacaaaaaaggacaCAACACAACCCCCACTACCCTGCCTAGGGGCGTACTTTCACAAACACCCTTATCTGCACGATCTAAGCAATATTCTACACCGCCGGGCGGGCACGGCAGCCCACTTACGAATGCGGAACGTCGTTTAATCGTTATGAGCCAGGGCTGAGCACGTActgctttgttttgttataaCAATGCCCAACTGAAGAGGAATGGGAGTGAAAATTAATCCTCCACTGTTTACCTAACTTTAAAAGTTCACTCTAAACAAACAATGCTTTTCctctaaaacaaaacaagcacgcGTTTATATCGATGCAACGGGATTACACAGCACGTTTAACAGAAGTAAATGCATGACTTACCCGCGCCCAGTGTTTAAGCAGCCatgtgccttttaaaaaaaaaaaacctaaacttTAACCCAAAACACacgaactacaactcccagagtcCTCCGCGGCACTCTGCCGGTCTGATTCAGAAACTATTAACTTGTAAATAAAGACACAGAAATACAACACATTGAAGAATATTTAAtagtattgtgatttttttttcaaaacaatacCGTACCCTAGCAAACGACTTCCGAGTTCTCGTTTCGCAAACTTCTGATCTCGCCCGCCTCCTGTGTCACGTGATTAGCAAAGCGGCGTGATCACGTGTCGACGTGGCTGCTTTCTGATTGGAGCTCGAGTATTTCCGGTTTAAATTTGATTTTTCGAGGAGCGCCTGAATTCTCAAGTTGTTGAATTGATTcgtattgtttgttttaattaaattccaCCCTCACCGTGCTGCTGTTGACGCTTTACATTTCAAAGAAAACTTTCCCTGTACAGTACCGTAAGTAGAGTTTGCAGCTTCCGATCTTTTTTTCTTGAGTTGGTGTTTTTGTAACACTGTGCGCGAATACCAAACGGATGTTATATCGGTTGAGAAAATGTTATGTAAACAAAATACTGTCTGTATGGTACTGGCTGAAATAACATTTACTGAACACGGTTTAAAAGAATACTTTATTAACAGATGGTGAAAATATAGTTTCTCTCTGGATTTCATCAActgatgtgtgtgtctgtgtatatatatatatatatatatattttagctcaaagagccagctgcccaacgtttcgatatgttgtacatatctttctcaagggagcctgtgtttgaatccaaacattggcggtatataatatatagttattTGCACAGATCAAATCATATTTTATACAAAAGCGTGTCTGTCgtgatgtttgttgttttttctccCCAGTCTCGATGGAAACGATGGAAGAGTTTGACCGAGAGTGCCCCATGATCAAGACGTTTTGCCAGCTGCTTTCGCAGGACGAGTTTGAGGAGCAAGCCCTGTCCTACACCGAGCGGGCCCTGCTGGACCTGTTTCGCACCATGGACCAGAACCCCGAGCTGTACGAGCGGGTGATCCGGAAGAGGAAACAGGGCGAGCTCGAGAAGGCCAGCGTCGGCTCCTGTTTAAAGGTATTGGATCTCGTGCTGTTAGGATTCTCTTCTATCAGAGCTTTAAACAGCAGGGATgcaagtaagactcccattgcacagcagtttgatccattcctggttttaccatgagtttataaccagagcttgttacctatagactggggctaatcaagcttgtagtaaaacctggactgggtggaagtgctatgcaatagaagtcttattttcatccctgatgTAGTCTCCTGTTCAAAGAGTCTGTAGAGCTATCCTTAACAGAAAACAAGTCTGTTTTGAGTAATTAATTAAAGTTGAGATTTCATGAAACTTTATGTAATCAAAACATACTTCCAGTCCTTAAATAAGCTTTGTGCATAGATCTTGTAAAGGAATATCTTGGCACTTTATCCAGACACATGAAAAAAATGTTGCTCACAGTGGTTaggttgtgtgcgtgtgtgtgtgtgagtgcgtgcgtgcgggtctgtgtgcaggtgtgtgtctgtgtgtgcgggtgtgtgtgtgtgtgtttgtttccctAAAAGATTTCATTTCTTCCTTGAACTCGCTGTGCAGGCAAAGTTCTTCACCGCAGTGGAGGGCCAGATGAACCGCTGCAACGCTGTGGGGGCTGCTGAGCTGAGACAAAGGGTGGGGCATCTCAAGGAGGAGATGAAGAAGGTGCAGGCCTACGCTCAAGGTACCGCGGCAAGGTTAGAGACCCGCGTTAGTCTGGGGGCTCAGTCTGAACCTGAGTAACGGAAGAAATGAATCTCTTGAAAGTAGAACCCTGCTCTACTGCTGCTATGGCCACATCTATACAAGTCTGTTGTGTAGATGTGGCCCCAACTTTATATTCACTTCAGATCCTGTTTTAGTAGGAATAAAACATGATCCCTGTCTGGATCTTCTTGTCTTGTAGAAGCGAAATGTGCAGCGAAGAGAACCTCAAAGCGTTTGGCTGAAAGGAGACAGAAAACCCCAGATGAATGTGATGGAGACGAGCAAGCCCCGCCCCTCTGCGTGGGGCCTCccccctcagccccgccccctcctccaCCTCTACCCCCCAGCACTGCGCTGCCTGAAGCACAGACTCCGCTGAAGGACAGGACCAATCACAGGAAGGTGAGGCTAAGAAACGTGTAGGAACGATGGCGCGATTGTGTGTGCCGGGAACGATCAAAAGAGGGAACGGAAGGCGGTGGCGGAGAAGAGTTTTCTTTCTGAGCAGTTTTCCTGTTCTTGCTTTCAGAGCCAGTTTCAGATGGTTGCAACCCCTGATCTGTTGAACAGTTATGGACTCTCGAGACTGAACCGACGTTGCAGCAGGTAAGTGGATTAAAAGCTAGTGTGTTTGCAAAGATATTCCTCTGTTAAGTCTGCTTCAGTGTATTGTAATCTGTCCTAACACTATATAAATTTACTCAGATAAAAGTATGTTTTGGAGATGCTGACATTTTAGTTTAACAGTTGCAGTGActacttttaaaatgattattaatattaaacaaaTGGCACCGGTTTTTCAGAAATTAAAAATTTCAGCTATCTCTTCAATTAGATCAAACAGAGCTGATTATGTTGAACATTCCACACAGGGTTCCTTTATAATCCACTATGCCCGTTGTTAATAATGAATTCTAATATAGCTCTTTTAAAAACTggcctgtgtgtctgtcctgttctGAAACAGCTCAGTGGACCTGACGGCTCTCTCAGAATCTGAACCCGAGAGTTCTTCCAATCCACACCACAACATCCAGTACGAGCTGCTGGCCAGCATCCCCCTGAAGAGACTCCGTGCCACCGGGATTGTGAGGTACAGTTTACCAGTTACAGCGCTCTCCCCTCTCGAACGCTATAGGCGGCAGTCATAGTGAGGAGATAATGAAAGCGCTTGTGGAATGGCATTAtagggcaagtgggagccaggaCCAGTGAAGTCTTCTAACTGGTTCTGCAGTATAATAAAAGAGACGCACAGTATATCCTCAAGATCACATTTCAGTGCTGCAAGACTTCTGCGCCTTTCTTAAAGCGATAGTGTTTTACTTTTCCAGATCCCCAGGAGGCACTCCATTGAATACCCCCAGAAAGAGCCAGCCGAAGAGCGGAGAGGAGAGTTCCCCAGCCTCCGCGTTCAACACCGCGCTGATCACCAAGTTCCGCAACGCTCTGAGTCCGCCGGGAACGTCTTCACTCGACTCTCCAGAGCGCAGCGACAGCGACGCAGACAGCTCGGGGTTCGCCACGCCCCACGGGACTCCGTGACGAGCCCCCGGGGAGTTTCTGTCTGCATCTTAAACCTTGTTTTAACAGATGCTTTATTACTTCAGTCAATCCATATTCTTTCTGATCCTGTGCTAAAGCAGTTTCTTCTCAGTAACTTCAATTGCACTCAATCACTGATTGTTTGATAAGGTAAAACTTACTTTCACCCCCAAGTCCAGCAGGCAGACGTTTTGCCTGTTAAACTTCGCACTATTACTCAGTGCACTGTTGTCTTTTTCACTGTTCTTTAAAGAGTTTGATCACAACTCTCTTGTAACTTTTTACAGTTCCCAAAAGATTTTGGGAGTGTTTTATGCAATGATGAATGAATTTTTACCAAAGCACCTGTTTTATCACCAGATACTGTACCAAAAAGCATGCTTTTCAAACCAAGTATTCTAAGGGAGTTGTTTGAAAGGTGTGACTGTATATCATTAAGCATGTGTGAAGAATCTGCTGCTGTGCCATTGATGTGTCCTTTATGATTGTGTGCTTTCAGCTGTTAACCGAAGGCTCAGAATCTAGAGCCAGGCTGCCTCATTTCACAGTAGACTGAGCCGCAGGAGAGATGATTAAAATGAAGATCTGATCAATAAACACAAGCGGTTCAACACTGTGTAATGATACAAAAAGACAATCATTCAACATTAGGTAAATGAAATCGTCTCGGTACCTTGCACAATGCTCAGCATTTCAATCATTCAGCTTATTcagccatgttgacagtaaattgtaaaagTCCTACATTCTCCTGTCTGAGGGATCTTCACAAATgcatgttttcaatatttcactaAAGTGAGAAAGTGAGATAACGAGGAAGCACTGAACTGAATCTAAAATCATAACAATATGACAGTTCCCAAGAATGCGGAGTGGAGTTCTGTTTCCTCACAGCCTTCAGTGCAGACAGTCGAGATCTGAGCCTGCAGGCTTCTCTGCAGCTACAGTACGATACATATCGTACAATACTGTATGCATTACAATTCAATTCACTATGACTCTATATTCTCATTCTTTGTCTATACCAAATGTATTAATGAAAAGTTTCTTTGTATTAAAATGCAACTTGTTTTTACAATCTGCATGTACTGATCTTTCTTTATGAAGCAAGGAAAGGTTAGCAATTTCAGAACAACATACGGTCGCCCATTTCAGGTTTATCTGGTTATGGGATTCTTCAATCACAACACCGGGTTATTATTGTGCAATGACAATATTGCGCTGCATGCACGCCTGTAATCCACAGACCTTGTTTATTAATGCGCTGACATGtcagtctggaaaaaaaaaaacacgccacCTTTTCAATCAAACCAGAACTTTTCCAGCGTTCTGTCCTTCACAGTCTGTGACCGGAGCCGGGGAAAATTACAGcagtaaacagaagaaaaaacagCCACCGTTTATATTTTGGGAATTGTAGTTTAAACTGTGGGGCTCCTACCGCTCTTGCTAAGCAGTGGTTGCGTTTaaaaaaactacaattcccacaaAGCCCCAGTGTTCTAAAATACGCGTTTCATAACACGCGCACAGCGGGTTATAGTTTAGCAGCTGCACCTTCTGCAAAACGCCGtgatataaattatttaaaaatctccAACGACGTGCTGTCTGGGGTCGGTATAAAATAGCACACTAactggtgtgtttctttcaacaccGGAAAAGGAAATCCATGAACACCCATACAAACCAAAATGGCTGCGcctgtttgttgaaatgtgttatttttggtCCCCAAACCAAAACACATGCTGCAGTAAGATCATCGCACATTACCACCACGAAGCTGTATTACACGACAACGGATGCAACTCGAACAAAGGTCATTTTCACACAGGCTTTTTTTTAAGGGTTTGTTTTCGCTAAACTCATTAGAATGTTTTAATTTACAATTACTTCGGCGCGGTGGTTTTATGATGGTACATACGGTTTTTAAAGTGTTAGGACAATGTAACGACAATGACCCCTTAATATTTTATAAGAGACATATTCCGTGGTATTTTTTGGAGAGAGTGAAAGTGCCGAAAGCTCTCCGGTACTGTTCAAACTGCAATGCTTGGTATACAACTCACCGAGCCGTGCACCCCGTCACGGGTTTCACAACTCTCagtgaaatacattatttatatgaTCAGGGAGCCGATAGTCTGATGTTAGATAAAGTGTACCTCCCTTAAACtgtagctgcatgaacaa
This window harbors:
- the LOC117428263 gene encoding zinc finger protein 226-like is translated as MSTVATRNSSLQSRAGGVPSSQRKPYKCSKCERAFNTPAKLERHGRRAHAGERRHSCSGCQQSFADPAELSTHQRHAHGIHRPHKCPLCAKTFALLSSLRVHKRTHVGGQSFLPGSSLQPQQSKIPRGRDYKCLTCGKDFSKPYHLRRHQEVHLTALTHKCPDCGKCFRAKTHLYLHRLVHGTKHKCDRCNKVFVHKAGLQGHLQRFHSRPGGEEEVGGGGGEQAQPLPPEPLNRCSQCPKRFRSAARLAIHRRRFHARQEEKEEEAATPESKALACTLCDRVFRHSSTLSHHKSRHLRQELRCSVCTHDLANSGSLQLRVRLHHTGGKRPYHCLVCSRTFCAMLTFLRHCEKHQQQDKEGQGARSAM
- the LOC117428513 gene encoding uncharacterized protein LOC117428513 → METMEEFDRECPMIKTFCQLLSQDEFEEQALSYTERALLDLFRTMDQNPELYERVIRKRKQGELEKASVGSCLKAKFFTAVEGQMNRCNAVGAAELRQRVGHLKEEMKKVQAYAQEAKCAAKRTSKRLAERRQKTPDECDGDEQAPPLCVGPPPSAPPPPPPLPPSTALPEAQTPLKDRTNHRKSQFQMVATPDLLNSYGLSRLNRRCSSSVDLTALSESEPESSSNPHHNIQYELLASIPLKRLRATGIVRSPGGTPLNTPRKSQPKSGEESSPASAFNTALITKFRNALSPPGTSSLDSPERSDSDADSSGFATPHGTP